In Paenibacillus sp. G2S3, a single window of DNA contains:
- the gdhA gene encoding NADP-specific glutamate dehydrogenase, which yields MSSVSSQQLDTNSNKAHRYIEDVYAQVVARNPFEPEFHQAVKEILESLLPILAAEPKYQENAILERLVEPERLIMFRVPWTDDQGKVRVNRGYRVQFSSAIGPYKGGLRFHPSVNASIIKFLGFEQIFKNALTGQHIGGGKGGSDFDPKGKSEGEIMRFAQSFMTELQNYIGPDQDVPAGDIGVGGREIGYMYGQYKRIRGGYPAGVLTGKGIGYGGSQARTEATGYGTVYFVNEMLKAKGLSFEGSRVVVSGSGNVAIYAIEKAVQLGATVVACSDSAGYIYDENGINLETVRRLKEVERKRISEYVNEHPNAVYTEDSTQIWTIPCDIALPSATQNEIDEAMALKLIENGVKAVGEGANMPSTLEAIHQFQQAGVLFAPAKAANAGGVAVSALEMAQNSMRMSWSFEEVDTKLHEIMVSIYQQSVDASEQYGQSGNLVAGANIAGFKKVADAMLAEGVI from the coding sequence ATGAGCTCTGTATCTTCCCAGCAATTAGACACAAACAGCAACAAGGCACATCGTTATATCGAAGACGTATACGCACAGGTTGTTGCGCGTAATCCTTTCGAGCCCGAATTCCATCAGGCTGTAAAGGAAATCCTTGAATCTTTGCTTCCAATCCTGGCTGCTGAACCTAAGTATCAGGAAAATGCCATTCTGGAAAGATTGGTTGAGCCAGAACGTTTGATTATGTTCCGTGTTCCTTGGACAGATGATCAAGGCAAGGTCAGAGTTAACCGTGGATATCGTGTACAGTTCAGCAGTGCCATTGGACCTTACAAAGGTGGACTTCGTTTTCACCCATCCGTTAATGCTAGTATTATCAAATTCCTCGGCTTCGAGCAAATCTTCAAAAACGCTCTTACCGGCCAACACATCGGCGGAGGTAAAGGCGGATCCGACTTTGATCCTAAAGGAAAATCCGAAGGCGAAATTATGCGTTTTGCACAAAGCTTCATGACTGAATTGCAAAATTATATCGGTCCTGACCAAGACGTTCCTGCAGGAGATATCGGTGTAGGTGGTCGTGAGATTGGCTACATGTACGGACAATACAAGCGGATCCGCGGAGGATATCCGGCTGGCGTATTGACTGGTAAAGGTATTGGTTACGGCGGAAGTCAGGCTCGGACAGAGGCTACTGGTTACGGTACAGTTTATTTCGTAAACGAGATGCTGAAAGCAAAAGGCCTATCCTTTGAAGGAAGTCGTGTTGTTGTTTCCGGTTCTGGTAACGTAGCGATCTATGCGATTGAAAAAGCTGTACAGCTAGGTGCAACAGTCGTAGCTTGTAGTGACTCCGCTGGATATATCTATGACGAAAACGGCATTAACCTCGAAACTGTCCGCCGCCTGAAAGAAGTCGAAAGAAAACGGATTAGTGAATATGTGAATGAACACCCTAACGCTGTGTATACCGAAGATTCCACGCAAATTTGGACTATTCCTTGCGATATCGCCCTTCCGAGTGCTACTCAGAATGAGATTGATGAAGCCATGGCATTGAAGCTGATTGAGAATGGTGTTAAAGCAGTAGGCGAAGGCGCCAACATGCCATCCACCCTTGAAGCTATTCACCAGTTCCAACAAGCTGGCGTGCTATTCGCACCTGCCAAAGCCGCTAATGCTGGCGGCGTAGCTGTATCTGCGCTTGAAATGGCCCAAAACAGCATGCGTATGTCCTGGAGCTTTGAAGAAGTTGATACGAAGCTGCATGAGATCATGGTTTCCATCTATCAACAGTCTGTAGATGCATCCGAGCAGTATGGACAGTCCGGCAACCTCGTTGCAGGAGCGAACATCGCTGGATTCAAAAAAGTAGCCGATGCTATGTTGGCTGAAGGCGTAATCTAA
- a CDS encoding HAD family hydrolase: protein MGRKTGMYQTYIFDMYGTLIDIQTDEEQSEVWERLALHFGYQGLSISGGELQERFLRERDLQLGEAARTCEYPDFIMEEVFRSVARQLGGEPDLAWLYETVRWLRTLSMVHISLYDGVAEILQTLRDRGKKVFLLSNGQKTFIEAELTMLGIIHLFDGIAISSEAGVSKPDPLFYRYLVDKYGADLSSAIMIGNDPRTDIEGALKVGIDSCYIHTASSPSDMVVKSTYSIWDGGLRQIPGWNS, encoded by the coding sequence ATGGGAAGGAAGACGGGGATGTATCAGACTTATATTTTCGATATGTACGGTACACTAATTGATATTCAGACAGATGAGGAGCAATCTGAGGTATGGGAAAGGTTAGCTCTCCATTTCGGATATCAGGGACTCTCTATATCAGGTGGAGAACTGCAAGAACGGTTTTTGCGGGAGAGGGATCTTCAACTAGGTGAAGCCGCACGGACCTGCGAATATCCCGATTTCATAATGGAGGAAGTGTTTCGGTCTGTGGCCCGTCAATTAGGCGGAGAACCGGATTTAGCGTGGTTATATGAAACGGTGAGGTGGCTACGGACGTTATCGATGGTCCATATCTCTTTATATGACGGTGTGGCTGAAATTCTACAAACGTTAAGAGACCGTGGCAAAAAAGTATTCTTGCTCTCCAACGGGCAGAAGACCTTTATTGAGGCAGAATTAACTATGCTTGGAATCATACATCTATTTGATGGCATTGCGATCTCTTCGGAAGCTGGGGTGAGCAAGCCTGATCCGCTATTTTATCGTTATTTAGTCGACAAGTATGGAGCGGATTTGAGCTCAGCCATTATGATTGGAAATGATCCTCGTACCGATATTGAGGGGGCTCTGAAGGTAGGGATAGATTCCTGTTACATTCACACGGCTTCTTCACCGTCCGATATGGTTGTGAAGAGTACGTATTCTATATGGGATGGTGGTTTGCGGCAAATCCCAGGTTGGAACTCATAG
- a CDS encoding DUF2339 domain-containing protein: protein MESFKDRLRFMKDQQDGLIKEYEALIAEYESHDLVNENEHLKKQYEKHKLALVELKTQVGKLQEENTELKVTLTEQILNEKLGILSLSRQKLQTYFSSKSLAHTDRLTAFEMETKRHIQQLYQTAARQLGEDKVELSSRLGALSAELNERVLAQRQRQRESEIRLNSRMDNGLHDFASEEISEEVLERRRKQNQIEMKIGLGWINKLGILLLILAVGAAFRYSYSNWFTGYMKGGAFFLLGLLMLGGGEWLYRKGKGTFALGLLGGGISVLYGSIFYSYFLLDIISIYVGLSLSVLVTLTAVLLSLRYESRSICALGLIGGYLPLYSYLGAFGLSGNAVYVAMGYLFLLNLFILLISFRKRWNVVNYISYLFNTPSMLILIALSDSNGMNMIYAVLTFAMYLGITLWYPFKYRSKLSWWDFSLLGCNTFISCLTLYLLFLDAGLKDYNGALALVFCLLYLGLGRGLEKLMPQEKESMLLFYATSLTFGILMIPFQFGAAWWSIGWLIEGVVLTLFGNLNRYKGMERAGWGILTLCLVVFFGLNVPLQLDIANEWMNSADAYFPLKYVFITAGMLIIAVWYAVQHNRKDALQRSEPYEITLALWFKYAALLNFWIYGLYESRRLYRLAVPEDFSHRTFYNLLLSALLTIVLAYVLPKVKVLYDTIVKYFVRFLFGIGYAICLVITVGLPSLQNDISRNTGADYIALSVLIIFNIFVWFSGRDLLITLLKREYKSMEIYPVFMGVYLLGIITAFLGVQLQLSDAGLIFSLVYLLIAVLFIMYGFRKRYVYIRRFGLGLTLLATGKLLLYDLGLLNTGSKIIAYASFGICLLGISYLYQKVSNKMEEGQAATENVTKG, encoded by the coding sequence ATGGAGTCATTCAAAGATCGACTTAGATTCATGAAGGACCAGCAGGACGGGCTTATTAAGGAATATGAAGCTCTGATCGCGGAGTATGAAAGTCACGATCTGGTCAACGAGAATGAGCACCTGAAGAAGCAATATGAGAAACATAAGCTTGCTTTAGTGGAGTTGAAGACTCAGGTAGGGAAGCTTCAAGAAGAGAATACGGAGCTAAAAGTTACGCTAACGGAACAAATCTTAAATGAGAAGCTTGGCATTCTTAGCTTGTCGAGACAGAAGCTGCAAACTTATTTTTCCTCTAAAAGCCTCGCTCATACGGACCGGCTGACGGCTTTTGAGATGGAGACGAAACGTCATATTCAGCAGCTGTACCAAACAGCCGCGAGGCAGCTCGGTGAGGATAAAGTGGAGTTATCCAGTCGACTTGGAGCCTTGTCGGCGGAGTTAAATGAGCGTGTACTAGCGCAGCGACAAAGACAGAGGGAATCCGAAATTCGTCTGAACTCCAGAATGGATAACGGATTACATGATTTTGCCTCAGAAGAGATCAGTGAAGAAGTACTGGAGCGTCGAAGAAAACAAAATCAGATCGAAATGAAGATTGGACTTGGCTGGATTAACAAGCTGGGAATTTTGCTGCTGATCTTGGCCGTAGGAGCGGCATTTAGATACTCCTATTCCAACTGGTTCACCGGTTATATGAAGGGAGGCGCCTTTTTCCTGCTGGGTTTACTGATGTTAGGGGGCGGGGAGTGGCTATACCGCAAAGGAAAAGGAACGTTCGCTCTTGGGCTGCTTGGCGGCGGGATTTCCGTGCTGTACGGCTCTATTTTCTATAGCTATTTCTTACTGGATATTATCAGTATTTATGTAGGGTTGTCCTTATCCGTGCTCGTCACTTTGACTGCGGTGCTCCTGTCTTTAAGGTATGAATCACGAAGTATTTGTGCTTTGGGCCTAATCGGAGGGTACCTGCCACTATATTCTTATCTTGGGGCTTTCGGGCTTTCCGGCAACGCGGTTTATGTGGCAATGGGTTACTTGTTTCTATTGAATTTGTTCATTCTACTGATCTCTTTTCGCAAACGCTGGAACGTGGTCAATTACATCAGCTACTTATTTAATACACCCTCCATGCTGATATTAATAGCGTTATCGGATAGCAACGGAATGAATATGATTTATGCGGTGCTGACTTTTGCGATGTATTTGGGCATTACGTTATGGTACCCGTTCAAGTATCGCTCCAAGTTGTCTTGGTGGGACTTCTCTCTACTAGGATGCAACACGTTTATTAGCTGTCTCACCTTGTATCTTCTATTTCTGGATGCAGGGCTGAAGGATTACAATGGTGCGCTCGCGCTAGTCTTCTGTCTGCTGTATTTAGGACTTGGACGTGGGCTTGAAAAGCTGATGCCACAGGAAAAAGAAAGCATGCTGCTGTTCTACGCTACTTCGCTGACCTTCGGCATTCTGATGATTCCGTTCCAATTCGGAGCAGCTTGGTGGTCTATAGGGTGGTTGATCGAAGGCGTCGTCCTTACCCTGTTTGGTAATCTAAATCGGTATAAGGGGATGGAAAGAGCAGGTTGGGGTATTTTGACACTATGCCTTGTGGTGTTCTTCGGTTTAAATGTGCCGTTGCAGCTCGATATAGCCAATGAATGGATGAATTCCGCTGATGCCTATTTTCCGTTAAAATATGTCTTTATTACCGCAGGAATGCTTATTATCGCCGTATGGTACGCCGTTCAGCATAACCGCAAGGATGCCCTGCAGCGCAGTGAGCCTTACGAAATCACCTTAGCCCTGTGGTTTAAATACGCGGCGTTATTAAATTTCTGGATCTATGGTTTGTATGAATCGAGAAGACTGTATCGTCTGGCTGTACCGGAGGATTTCTCGCATAGAACCTTCTATAATTTGCTGCTGTCCGCTTTGTTAACTATTGTTCTCGCCTATGTATTGCCAAAGGTGAAGGTGCTGTATGACACGATTGTTAAGTATTTTGTGAGATTTCTCTTTGGGATCGGATACGCTATTTGTTTGGTGATTACAGTAGGTTTGCCAAGCCTGCAGAATGATATTTCACGTAATACTGGTGCTGATTATATCGCGCTGAGTGTACTTATCATCTTCAATATCTTTGTATGGTTTAGCGGACGTGATCTGTTGATCACCTTGCTCAAACGTGAGTATAAAAGTATGGAGATCTATCCTGTTTTCATGGGAGTGTATCTACTCGGAATCATTACCGCTTTTCTAGGGGTACAGCTGCAATTGAGCGATGCGGGTTTAATATTTAGTCTTGTCTATCTATTAATAGCAGTTCTGTTCATCATGTACGGCTTCCGCAAAAGATATGTGTACATCCGGCGCTTTGGCCTTGGATTAACGTTATTGGCAACAGGTAAGCTGCTGCTATACGATCTTGGACTACTGAATACCGGAAGTAAAATTATCGCTTATGCCAGCTTTGGGATTTGCCTGCTCGGGATCTCCTATCTCTATCAAAAGGTGTCAAACAAAATGGAGGAGGGGCAGGCAGCGACGGAGAATGTGACTAAGGGGTAA
- a CDS encoding copper amine oxidase N-terminal domain-containing protein translates to MNNILKTSTVLLTLSLALSTGAAYAAPTTTSAKNDAAQTSVSANQKTFAIEINGSALKETGFQTTNGKEPMVPLRSVTEALGFELTWNGQTKSVDLINGAVFTTVKAGEDRYSINKMNTTLGTAPQLVDSILYVPASFVSEIIHHNMTVKGDSIVITAANQEEHMTKTGVITAVNNEGKYQSVQIQGAGTDGVVLNVGEDTTIEMADGTKLALKDLQIGMTVKAEHSMIMTMSLPPQTPTYKITVQDKQKQNDLLGTAGTLEEVQKDDEGNISITVKGSGLNEQSQQEVVLRISKDTVLMNADGKAVNSSELVKGAKVIGFYSPMLTKSLPPIGTAVKVVVDSVQQ, encoded by the coding sequence ATGAACAACATTCTAAAAACAAGCACAGTTCTTTTAACTTTGTCCCTAGCACTTTCTACAGGAGCCGCTTATGCTGCACCTACCACAACTTCTGCAAAAAATGATGCTGCTCAAACTTCCGTTAGCGCTAATCAAAAAACATTTGCGATTGAAATCAATGGTTCCGCTCTGAAAGAAACAGGCTTCCAAACTACAAATGGCAAAGAGCCTATGGTGCCACTTCGTTCGGTTACTGAAGCACTTGGCTTCGAATTAACTTGGAATGGACAAACTAAATCCGTTGATCTTATCAATGGCGCTGTGTTCACTACAGTAAAAGCCGGAGAAGACCGCTATAGTATTAACAAAATGAATACTACACTTGGAACTGCACCACAATTGGTTGACTCCATTTTGTATGTTCCAGCTTCCTTTGTAAGTGAAATCATCCACCACAACATGACCGTGAAGGGAGATTCCATCGTGATCACTGCTGCTAATCAGGAAGAGCACATGACCAAGACTGGCGTGATTACAGCGGTCAATAATGAGGGCAAATACCAATCCGTTCAGATCCAGGGTGCAGGCACAGATGGCGTCGTACTGAATGTAGGGGAAGATACCACTATCGAAATGGCAGACGGTACTAAGCTTGCACTGAAGGATCTTCAGATCGGTATGACCGTAAAAGCAGAGCATTCCATGATCATGACCATGAGTCTGCCGCCGCAAACCCCAACTTACAAAATCACTGTTCAGGATAAGCAGAAACAAAATGATCTTCTGGGCACTGCAGGTACCCTTGAAGAAGTTCAAAAAGACGATGAAGGAAACATCAGCATCACCGTTAAAGGCAGTGGCCTGAACGAACAGTCACAACAAGAAGTAGTACTTCGCATTAGTAAAGATACTGTGCTAATGAACGCTGATGGCAAAGCTGTAAACAGCAGCGAGCTTGTAAAAGGCGCAAAAGTTATAGGCTTCTACAGCCCTATGCTGACTAAGAGCCTGCCACCAATCGGCACAGCTGTTAAAGTCGTAGTAGATTCCGTTCAACAATAA
- a CDS encoding CHASE3 domain-containing protein, translated as MKKHRFTVQYKILSVTVLIVICLLGFVLVMHDRINTIQRETSFISHQDREITSLANKIEKNILDMETGQRGYMITGDDKYLEPYYWGKAQWKVNYDELSVLTANDSLQLKRLVDIKNSIQQWIEQSGDYVIELKKEGQEAEILQYFNSDDGKEQMDQIRNQFSTYRETMNENTNTLIAEQADRNKLLLDFLYIAWAIIAITSVVASWIISHAIVSTIRKVTHTIAGLDSTVDMNTRVEITTNDEIRDLSVATNQLIDTQQERIWIQDHANDLLSRYQGITRVSQLGDIFLSKTAVVIGYPYSALYIRTQEHHQDLLNRTSTFGGSSNSTDHRTFHMGEGLVGQCAKEARLMHIPDLPEHYINIQSGLGVSAPKSLLLLPVSFSGEVVAVVEIATFSPLTERQIKFLESISDAFGAAINSTISSMRIDQLLEQSQCLNEELQVYTEELQTQSEELQIQTESLHTTNRKLEEKNLLAERKSFEAEQARIELAESAELLRQSSQYKSEFLANMSHELRTPLNGILLLSEFLMENQSGALSAEDIEFSQAIHSSGQDLLRLINDILDLSKVEAGKLNIEIEAINLTEIPEAMLQSFNQLSRKKEIPFHIQIGEDLPPLFYSDAQRVRQIIINLLSNAFKFTAKGSVMLEIRLATKDELVKLGNLETGLFIAFAIKDTGIGIPHEKQSVIFEAFQQANGNTERQYGGTGLGLSISKELATLLGGRITVESQEGMGSVFTVYLPLKLQDPSLEETTEKVALNHEEKSSVALATATSENTSSNFASLNDKHVLIVDDDERNLFALSNTLRKRGLQVTTATDGEKGIYALEQSASIDIVLMDIMMPVMNGYEAITRIREIPTRNKIPIIALTAKAMKEDKAKILQAGATDYLSKPINLDRLLALMQLILPSDT; from the coding sequence GTGAAAAAACATCGATTTACTGTGCAGTATAAAATATTATCCGTTACAGTTTTGATTGTGATCTGCCTATTAGGATTTGTTCTGGTCATGCATGATAGGATTAATACGATACAGCGGGAAACAAGCTTTATTTCTCATCAGGACCGAGAGATAACTAGTTTGGCTAACAAGATCGAGAAGAACATTCTTGATATGGAAACAGGACAACGAGGTTATATGATCACCGGCGATGATAAATACCTGGAGCCCTATTATTGGGGGAAAGCACAATGGAAGGTGAACTATGATGAGCTCTCCGTGCTGACTGCTAATGATTCCTTGCAACTTAAGCGTCTGGTGGACATCAAAAATAGTATCCAGCAGTGGATCGAGCAGTCCGGGGATTATGTAATAGAGCTGAAAAAAGAGGGACAGGAAGCTGAAATCTTACAATATTTCAATTCCGATGATGGCAAGGAGCAAATGGACCAGATTCGTAATCAGTTCAGTACTTACCGCGAGACGATGAATGAGAACACTAATACTCTGATAGCCGAACAGGCAGATCGAAACAAATTGCTGCTAGATTTCCTTTATATTGCTTGGGCAATTATTGCTATTACCTCTGTGGTCGCCTCGTGGATCATTTCACATGCCATCGTTAGTACGATTCGTAAGGTTACCCATACGATTGCTGGCTTAGATTCCACTGTTGATATGAATACAAGAGTGGAGATTACCACGAATGATGAAATCAGGGATCTCAGCGTCGCTACGAATCAGCTGATAGATACGCAACAAGAGCGAATATGGATTCAGGATCATGCTAACGATTTACTGTCAAGGTATCAGGGCATCACACGAGTCTCACAACTGGGGGACATTTTTTTAAGTAAAACGGCAGTAGTAATTGGTTATCCATACAGTGCCTTATATATACGGACACAAGAACATCATCAAGATTTGTTAAATAGAACCTCTACGTTTGGTGGAAGCAGTAACAGTACAGATCATCGGACATTTCATATGGGGGAAGGTTTGGTTGGTCAATGTGCTAAAGAGGCGCGCTTGATGCATATACCGGATCTTCCGGAGCATTATATCAATATTCAGTCTGGGCTGGGCGTTTCTGCGCCGAAATCTCTTTTATTACTTCCAGTTTCTTTTTCAGGTGAAGTGGTTGCTGTGGTGGAAATTGCGACCTTTTCTCCACTTACGGAGCGGCAGATCAAATTCCTGGAGTCTATTTCAGATGCATTCGGCGCTGCGATTAACAGTACGATCAGCAGTATGAGAATTGATCAGCTGCTGGAACAATCCCAGTGCTTAAACGAAGAACTTCAGGTATATACCGAAGAACTACAAACTCAGTCAGAGGAGCTACAAATCCAGACAGAGTCGCTACATACAACGAATAGAAAGCTGGAGGAAAAGAATCTCTTAGCTGAACGAAAGTCATTTGAGGCTGAACAAGCTCGAATCGAGCTTGCTGAATCTGCGGAGTTATTGCGGCAAAGCTCTCAATATAAATCGGAGTTCTTGGCCAATATGTCTCATGAACTTCGAACCCCGCTTAACGGCATATTGTTACTCTCTGAATTTCTCATGGAGAATCAGTCGGGAGCCTTAAGCGCGGAGGATATTGAATTTTCACAAGCTATACATTCTTCTGGACAAGATCTGCTGAGGCTGATTAACGATATTCTGGATTTGTCCAAGGTTGAGGCGGGGAAGCTGAATATTGAAATCGAAGCGATAAATCTAACGGAGATCCCGGAGGCAATGCTTCAGAGCTTTAATCAGCTTTCTCGCAAAAAAGAGATTCCTTTCCATATACAAATCGGGGAGGACTTACCTCCGCTATTTTATTCGGATGCTCAAAGGGTACGGCAAATTATTATAAATCTGCTGTCCAATGCGTTTAAGTTTACAGCTAAAGGCTCAGTAATGCTTGAAATACGCTTAGCGACTAAAGACGAGTTAGTAAAGTTAGGAAATTTGGAAACAGGGTTATTTATTGCTTTCGCCATCAAAGATACTGGAATTGGGATTCCCCACGAGAAGCAGTCCGTTATTTTCGAAGCTTTTCAACAGGCGAATGGAAATACGGAACGTCAATATGGTGGAACTGGGCTTGGGTTATCCATATCCAAAGAACTGGCAACACTACTCGGCGGTAGAATTACAGTGGAGAGTCAAGAAGGAATGGGGAGTGTCTTCACGGTGTATTTACCATTGAAGCTTCAGGACCCTAGCCTTGAAGAAACCACTGAGAAAGTAGCTCTTAATCATGAGGAAAAAAGTTCGGTTGCTCTTGCCACTGCAACCAGTGAGAATACTAGCAGCAACTTCGCCTCACTAAATGATAAGCATGTTCTAATTGTGGATGATGATGAGCGGAATCTGTTCGCGTTGTCTAACACATTAAGAAAGCGTGGACTGCAGGTAACTACAGCTACTGATGGAGAGAAAGGCATATATGCGCTGGAGCAGTCTGCATCCATAGACATCGTTCTGATGGATATCATGATGCCGGTTATGAACGGATATGAGGCTATCACTCGAATTAGAGAAATACCGACAAGGAATAAAATTCCAATTATAGCGCTGACTGCGAAAGCAATGAAGGAAGATAAGGCTAAAATCTTACAAGCGGGTGCAACAGATTATCTCAGCAAGCCTATTAACCTAGACCGTTTATTAGCATTAATGCAATTGATCCTACCTAGTGATACATAA
- a CDS encoding DNA alkylation repair protein encodes MTIDEVMSRLEEMGTEQTKRTFVRHGAEEPLFGVKVGDLKKLVKIVKKDQSLVKALYQTGNYDAMYLAGITVDPKRLTKEELQSWVSAAYCYALAEYTVASVAAESPHALELAREWIRSSDEMVATCGWSTYGNYISVTPDDLLDIAEIRELIQQIQRTIHQEQNRVRYTMNMFVIIAGSSVTELHDEATQIAASMGKVQVHMGQTACKVPLAVDYIAKVEQAGKLGVKKKTCIC; translated from the coding sequence CTGACTATTGATGAAGTGATGAGTAGGCTTGAAGAGATGGGTACAGAGCAGACGAAACGTACCTTCGTACGACATGGTGCTGAGGAGCCTTTATTTGGAGTAAAGGTAGGCGATCTGAAGAAGCTGGTTAAGATCGTGAAGAAAGACCAGAGTCTGGTTAAGGCTTTGTACCAGACGGGTAATTATGATGCAATGTATTTGGCAGGAATTACGGTTGATCCTAAGCGTCTTACGAAGGAAGAGCTTCAGAGCTGGGTGTCAGCGGCTTACTGTTATGCTTTAGCGGAATATACGGTAGCCTCTGTGGCCGCAGAGAGTCCACACGCATTGGAGCTTGCCAGAGAGTGGATTCGTTCCTCAGATGAAATGGTAGCCACCTGTGGCTGGAGTACTTATGGAAACTATATTTCCGTTACGCCGGATGATCTGCTCGACATCGCTGAGATTAGAGAGCTAATACAGCAAATTCAAAGGACTATTCATCAGGAACAGAATCGAGTCCGTTACACGATGAATATGTTTGTGATTATTGCTGGCAGCAGCGTAACCGAACTGCATGATGAAGCAACGCAGATTGCTGCAAGCATGGGAAAGGTCCAAGTACATATGGGACAAACCGCATGTAAAGTACCGCTGGCTGTAGATTATATTGCTAAGGTTGAACAGGCTGGAAAGCTTGGCGTGAAGAAGAAGACTTGTATTTGTTAA
- a CDS encoding diguanylate cyclase, with amino-acid sequence MPWIQGYPYYLLMGSVLSFYMGVSSYRHRKSAGRRYLWILMLLVSLIFIATAGEIMSSSFQAKLWWKNVQQAPLFLSALFTYAVVKEYVSPSTERLTVKVAIFSIPIAVDVLLIFTDTYHHLMRSEVGMATVAGVSGITVKPTLLSMAFIAYDQLFGLYAVCLLALSLINTPRAFLRRTFLLLAGLLVPVVSVFLLPLLKITLTGFTAFTYLPAIIAAYLCLFIDSKSTIYPLTKIKILEHMKDGVVLTDQNDNIIGINEAATSILSEITGISNETWMGKNIDLLMRNHMDISAHYSQRKEGQFEIVCSGMRDIFYGVSLIATEDQATENKGMLIVFSDHSEKKQYERELVYQATVDDLTGLYNRRHFMQMVQSQTIPDGLGLALLLFDIDDFKLINDTYGHLAGDQALVDFSNKILQVYQNKGLAGRVGGEEFAVCFFAEDKRAALKEAEDFRTMMSDYTIVLNEHDSVQLTASIGISFTERREVTFEDLYREADEALYRSKNSGKNRVTLGHEPVLREAMKG; translated from the coding sequence ATGCCGTGGATTCAAGGATATCCGTATTACTTATTAATGGGCAGTGTTCTGAGCTTTTACATGGGCGTTAGCTCCTATCGGCATCGGAAGTCGGCAGGAAGACGCTATTTGTGGATCCTAATGCTGCTGGTCAGCCTCATATTTATTGCAACGGCGGGAGAGATTATGTCGTCCTCTTTTCAGGCTAAGCTGTGGTGGAAGAATGTACAGCAGGCTCCGCTTTTCTTAAGTGCGCTGTTTACTTATGCTGTGGTTAAAGAATATGTGTCTCCTTCCACGGAACGCCTAACGGTAAAGGTTGCTATTTTTTCGATTCCAATTGCTGTGGATGTACTGCTTATTTTTACGGATACCTATCATCATCTAATGCGTAGTGAAGTGGGCATGGCCACTGTTGCGGGTGTTAGTGGAATTACTGTAAAGCCTACGCTTCTAAGCATGGCTTTTATTGCTTATGATCAGCTTTTTGGCCTATATGCGGTTTGCTTGCTGGCTCTTTCCTTGATAAATACACCAAGAGCCTTTTTGCGACGTACTTTCCTGTTGCTTGCAGGGCTGCTTGTTCCGGTTGTTTCCGTTTTTTTACTTCCCCTTTTGAAGATTACACTTACAGGCTTTACAGCCTTCACTTATTTACCCGCAATTATAGCAGCTTATTTGTGCCTGTTTATTGACTCCAAATCTACGATCTATCCTTTAACTAAAATTAAAATCCTAGAGCATATGAAAGACGGCGTAGTTCTGACAGACCAGAATGATAATATCATTGGTATAAATGAGGCTGCGACCTCCATTTTATCGGAGATTACCGGGATATCGAATGAGACCTGGATGGGGAAGAACATTGATCTTCTTATGAGGAACCACATGGACATTAGCGCGCATTACAGCCAAAGGAAAGAAGGACAGTTTGAGATTGTGTGTTCTGGAATGAGAGACATTTTTTATGGGGTCTCTTTGATTGCGACGGAAGATCAGGCAACAGAGAACAAGGGGATGCTAATCGTTTTTAGTGATCATAGTGAAAAGAAACAGTATGAACGTGAACTGGTCTATCAAGCAACGGTAGATGATTTGACTGGACTTTATAATCGTAGGCATTTTATGCAAATGGTGCAAAGTCAAACGATTCCGGATGGACTAGGACTGGCACTATTGTTATTTGATATTGATGATTTTAAATTAATTAATGATACCTATGGTCATCTAGCGGGAGACCAGGCTTTAGTTGATTTTTCGAATAAAATACTTCAGGTATACCAAAATAAAGGCCTTGCCGGAAGAGTCGGTGGCGAGGAATTTGCCGTATGTTTTTTTGCTGAGGATAAACGCGCAGCACTAAAGGAAGCTGAAGATTTTCGTACTATGATGAGTGATTACACGATAGTCTTGAATGAACACGACAGCGTTCAACTTACCGCAAGCATCGGGATCTCTTTTACAGAGCGCAGAGAGGTGACTTTCGAAGATTTATATCGGGAAGCAGATGAAGCGTTATATCGTTCCAAGAATTCGGGCAAGAATAGGGTGACACTGGGTCATGAACCTGTCTTAAGAGAAGCGATGAAGGGATAG